A genomic window from Phyllopteryx taeniolatus isolate TA_2022b chromosome 2, UOR_Ptae_1.2, whole genome shotgun sequence includes:
- the LOC133474306 gene encoding zinc finger protein 180-like, whose protein sequence is MEDVGRHAASLLARLNHQREQAHLCDCVLRQTLDPAHLYPAHKCVLAAASPVLATILSSTGSLVDLQAPYLADSVLELVLDFIYTGVPPPARSWQQYRDLLAAARLLEMEQLREVLMSAPPMEMNEASSEPFRTCGNHMPLYLDHSVTYTTEVSKKDRERMIQNRVDKKHVVPFTAHVDQASPLSSCGPVPVIRHSSRASTMPSSLQVASVEENHQYRNKHCIDDSHEIPLVEVSYSGNYSEDMSVREDHCIKIQLEDICGLDEIRTQQEDSKKLESELLTTNANVKVTHPHLSDDNMFHLQETSYRGCLRYHTQHPILHHLSSNLSERSSDEDEAGVYSSFKPGNQTSTLLLPDKTLEQETASAIGRSHTNKDDTGASCNEANRHLAVREQHVARKQAYTAPTVRDYVQASTSTLSTLRPARHPFQCSLCTRSFSQRGTLNRHMRSHLGVKPFPCPRCHMTFSRQYRVTEHMRVHRRCGDLQSNFTKSSTSSA, encoded by the exons GACGTAGGTCGCCATGCAGCTTCACTACTGGCGAGGCTGAACCACCAACGAGAGCAAGCTCACTTGTGTGACTGTGTGCTCAGACAGACACTGGACCCAGCTCATCTCTACCCAGCACACAA GTGTGTTCTGGCTGCTGCCAGTCCAGTTCTGGCCACTATCCTCTCCTCTACAGGTTCCCTGGTGGATCTACAGGCTCCATATCTGGCCGACTCTGTCCTGGAGCTCGTGTTGGACTTCATTTACACGGGAGTTCCGCCTCCCGCTCGGAGTTGGCAACAGTACCGTGATCTACTTGCCGCTGCCCGCCTCTTGGAGATGGAGCAACTGCGGGAGGTTCTAATGAGTGCTCCACCAATGGAAATGAATGAAGCATCTAGTGAACCTTTTAGGACTTGCGGGAATCATATGCCTCTGTATTTGGATCACAGTGTAACATACACCACTGAGGTGTCAAAAAAAGATAGGGAGAGGATGATACAAAATAGAGTAGACAAAAAACATGTTGTCCCTTTTACGGCCCATGTGGACCAGGCTTCTCCCTTATCGTCCTGTGGGCCAGTACCAGTCATTCGTCACAGCAGCAGAGCCTCAACAATGCCGTCCAGCCTCCAAGTGGCTTCTGTGGAGGAGAATCACCAGTACAGGAACAAGCATTGTATTGATGACTCACATGAGATACCGCTTGTGGAGGTCTCCTATTCAGGGAACTACAGTGAAGATATGAGCGTAAGAGAGGATCACTGCATAAAGATCCAACTGGAAGACATCTGTGGACTTGACGAGATAAGAACACAGCAGGAGGACTCCAAAAAGTTGGAATCAGAGCTTCTAACCACCAATGCGAACGTTAAAGTCACACATCCACATCTTAGTGATGACAACATGTTTCATCTTCAGGAGACATCTTATCGAGGATGCCTTCGCTatcacacacagcacccaatccTTCATCATCTCTCATCAAATTTGTCAGAGCGGTCCAGTGATGAAGACGAGGCCGGTGTCTACAGCAGTTTCAAACCTGGAAACCAAACATCTACTCTACTTCTTCCGGACAAGACGTTGGAACAAGAAACAGCATCTGCGATCGGCCGCAGTCACACAAACAAGGACGACACTGGGGCTTCATGTAATGAGGCTAACAGACATTTAGCAGTGCGAGAACAACATGTGGCGCGTAAACAAGCCTATACAGCTCCCACCGTGCGCGACTACGTTCAAGCGTCTACGTCCACGCTCAGCACGCTGCGGCCCGCTCGCCACCCGTTCCAGTGCTCCCTCTGCACACGCTCCTTCAGCCAGCGCGGCACCTTGAACCGACACATGCGCTCTCACCTGGGGGTCAAGCCCTTCCCCTGCCCCCGATGCCACATGACCTTTTCCCGGCAGTACCGCGTGACGGAGCACATGCGTGTTCACCGGCGCTGCGGCGACCTCCAAAGCAACTTTACGAAGAGTTCCACCTCCTCAGCTTAA